The stretch of DNA ccaatagcaggctgcgacgggGACGCTCGTACCCATCGTGACATGCCATTGGCTGCCTCCAGCGAACCAAACCCGTAGCCGTGTCCGACTGGGCCAGAATCGGTAAACTCCGGCAGGTTGTTCTGACGAATCCGTTAAATGGAGACGTGACCCTACCCTAAAGGGCTCTTCCTTCTTTTCCATTCTCAGGTTGTGACGGTGTGGTATTATCTGACCAGTATGCGCCCGGATCCACCAGACGGAGCAGATGCAGAGCTCGCTGTGGTCCCGGATcaggtccatattgcctcctagaCTTGAGGAGTTCCCTCGGGAGCTGGGCCCGGAGGCGGATGGAGCCATTGCGCTATGTATGAAGGAGGCGGCGGCCTGTATCTATACGCCCGACCTGGGGCGATGTGGACAGCTGGGGGAGCTGATGATGGACTACAGCTGGGAGAAGCTGAATGGCTGTAACTGGAGGGACGTGTCCCGGGACTGGAGGACTGTCTATTCCTACGGCTGCCTGTTTAAGGTGGTCGGAAGCTGTGCGGGGCTGGCGTTCAATAAGGAGGAAGCTCTGCGCGTGTGCGACATGTCGTTACTCCTCGGGGCTGAGATCATGAACAACGCGATAAGTAGAATTATCCAAATTCTGAGTGATCCCCTCTCCAAGGACACGGTGGAGCCCCCGGAGTGTGCAACAGGTATATCCTCCAAGGATAGTGTAAAATAAATGGATACTGGTGAAGAAACCTTATGATATACCATCAATCAGAAATCCGTAGCTTTATTCTGGTGTAAAAGTACTTTTAAGCCTtaggcaaatgagcagttaagtgcactgagggcgggtccaagcccctctgtgcacccttgcttctcCTGTTTCTATCGacatctcctccttctccttgactaaTTGGACCAGACAAGACAACTGTGCAGGAAAATGGTCTTCTCAatggagagggagggggcaggGTTCACAGAGAGGCTGGGACCCgcccttaaaagtacttttttctccagaatgaagtgaaaggtatcattacacttGGCTGTGCTAACCCTACacaatttaggggggggggggttttgtgtAAAATTGTTGCACGACCccttttttttatgccattttttaCGCTCTGGCCCCGGCAAATGTACTAATTTTACGCCTGAAAAAAGGcataaaagtcgcaaaaaaactaCGCCAGATAGGGGCTGGCGTAGATTTCCCTGCAGCTGCACGTACTACaaaagatgcgcctaatttatgactaggTGCACCTCCCATCAAAAATTTGGCGCATCTTCCTGCAACAACACTCGCGGAAAAAAGACCGCCCAACAATGAtggccttaataaatgacccccattgtgccTGGTGTAACTGGCAATTTCCTGGTGACTGACTCCCATCTGCAGCTGAGTGTTACTAGTTGGGGTGTgcatccctgcacagtctgacactggcggccctgattggatagtgtcagactgtgcagggacacacccccaactagtaacacccaggTAGCAATTCATACAtaatctagtaggaataatagaggaactgcACAACATAGAGTCGTAAGACTAGACGCTCCAGTCACTCCatttggaatatatttataagggctcatgcacacgaccatatgtatcttgcggtccgcaaaaaatacggatgacgtccgtgtgcattctgtattttgcagaacggaacatctggcccctaatagaacagaactatccttgtccgcaatgtggacaatcataggacatgttctatttttttgcggaactgaaacaCAGACATagggaaacagcatgcacacagagtaacttctgttgtttttgcagacccattaaaattaatggttccgtatacggtccgcaaaaaaacagacatgaaaagaaaatacgttcgtgtgcatgagcccttaagcagacatgtcaggagaggttataaCTCCTCTTTTAAAGTGGCTTCACCGTCTCATAAAGTGATGGCGTAGCTCTAGGATAATTTGCAGGGGGTCCGACCTCGGGGACCCTCACTGATTCTAAAAACCTGGCCACCTGCTTTGCGGAAAAACTGCAGCACAGctccattagggtccattcagacgtccgtagtgcattgcggatccgcaatacacccggccggcacccccatagaactgcctattcttgtcctattccggagccgcggactggaagatcggcggcgcgctccggaaatgcggatgcggagagcacatagtgtgctctccgcatccattccgtccccatagagaatgaatgggtccgcacccgttccgcaatttgcggaacggatgcggacccattatacaaacgtgtgaatggggccggcGGGGATTTCCTGCACAGCGGGCGGCCGTGTGCACTGATTGAGAGCGGCGGCGCCGCCTCCATTCTCAGGTCCCTATGACCAGCAACACACTGGAAATCTACACTTAGTTAAAAAGCTGGAACCTACTTCATGACTGCGATCTGTTGTAGTACAAATCCTTCACTTTAATATTTGTTCCTTATGTTCCCCTCCTTCTGCAGTCCCGACCCACGAAAGACAGAAGAGGCAGAGAGATACTCAAGGAAATGAGTCGGAAAGCGAACCAAATGGCAAAATCGCTGAGGTAGTAAATCTTCTGGCGTCTCTGCCTTATGTGCGTCGTTTATTTCTCAGACGGTATCTGTGTATTCCGCCGGAGATTATACCATTATAATGAGCCAGCGCTTGTGCTTCTGTACAGAAAATACCCCGTCCGCTGACCCCGGCGCTGCATGTAGAGACCACCATACCAACTGTCCGCTGTCCCTCGCTGGAGCACTTCAGACACAATTACCTGATTCCTCAGAAAGCTGTAATACTGGAGGGGGTCATTGATCACTGGCCGTGCATGAAAAAGTGGAGGTAGGATGGCACTTATATGTATATTTCTCTTATATGAATATATCCCGGAGCTCAGGGCCTCCCCTTCTATTTTATGCTACCCTCAGAAAGGACACCTGATAAAGCTACTACTGGTGCTACATGTGTGGGGACTGATCACTAGAATTCTGGCTCATTATTCTTGTGTCTATACCCCAATAGTGTGGCGTACCTACAGAAAGTGGCGGGTTGTCGTACTGTACCCGTGGAGCTGGGATCCAGGTACACCGATGCAGAATGGTCTCAGAGTCTAATGACTGTGAATGAATTCATTAATAATTATATTCTGGATCAGGTAAGTGACGCGCGCCGTACACCTGAATACTCATCATCTATGTTCAGCTGCCCAGCAAAAAGATCAAGCGTTCTCCTATGTCCCAGCGCACACTGACGGACTAGTGTTGTAGGGGTGAGCTTGCGAAATCACAGGATGTTTGACACTGTCGTGagtttaaagggcacctgtcagcagatttttgaCCAGACGATTGTAGGGGCGGTGGCGCTTAGGGACtatagctcagtcccattcgcCAACGCTGTTTTTAGAGTCTGTATGGCAGATGCCGTCGTTCTTGAGAAGTGAAAAAATGGCACGGCTTACTGTAAGCATATTTGACTGGGGGAAAAAGTGTTGCAGGTCAGGAAAAGTTTACTTTTTTACAAgaaatgttcccattcactgacccCAAGCagcgatgctgaagatgatgaggAATTGAAAACATAGTATATGAGAAATTGGATAGTGTTCCATTATAGGTTTTCTGGACTAGTGCAGGGcagttagggctcctgcacacaaacgtattatctttgcgtgtccgttccgttttttggttttttttttgcggaccgcatatggaaccatccatttcaatgggtccgcaaaaaaaacaaaagttactctcatgtgcattccgtttctgcatgtccgtatttccgttccgcaaaacaaataatagaacatgtcctattattgtacgcATTATgggcaaggatagtactgttctattagggaccagctgttccgttccgcaaaatacggaatgcacacggacgtcatccttatattttgtggatcgcaaaatacatacggtcatgtgaacaagcatCTTTCACTTTGGAGGAGCTGTCGTGACCCTGCATGGCATGGACAACCCATTGATTTCAGTAGGGACTGTGTAATGATTCATTGTTCCTGTGGAGGCGCTGCAGCGGAACTAAACACTTCCTGCACAGATTACAGCTGGAGGTCCGAGCAGCAGGAGAGCCCGTGATCAGCCCCTCAAGTCTAAggcacctttcacacgggcgagtattccgcgcggatgcgatgcgtgagttgaacgcattgcacccgcactgaataccgacccattcatttctatggggctgttcacatgagcagtgattttcacgcatcacttgtgcgttgcgtgaaaatcgcagcatgctctatatttgcgtttttcacgcaacgcaggccccatagaagtgaatggggttgcgtgaaaatcgcaagcaagtgcggatgcggtgcgattttcacgcacggttgcttggagacgatcgggatggagacccgatcattattatttccccttataacatggttataagggaaaataatagcattctgaatacagaatgcatagtacaatagcgctggaggggttaaaaataataataatttaactcaccttagtccacttgatcgcgaagcccggcatctcttctgtcttttcttcaggacctgggtaaaggacctgtggtgatgtcactccggtcgtcacatggtccatcacatgattcatcaccatggtaaaagatcatgtgatgaccggagtgacgtcaccacaggtcctttacccaggtcctgaagaaagaatacagaaggagatgccgggctgcgctatcaagtggattaaggctactttcacactagcgttcggggctccgcttgtgagttccgtttgaaggggctcacaagcggccccgaacggatccgtccagccctaatgcattctgaatggatgcggatccgctcagaatgcatcagtctggctccgtttgtcctccgctcagcaggcggacacctgaacgcagcttgcagcgttcgggtgtccgcctggccgtgcggaggcaaacggatccgtccagacttacaatgtaagtcaatggggacggatccgtttgaagttgacacagtatggctcaattttcaaacggatccgtctcccattgactttcaatgtaaagtcaaaacggatccgtttgcattatcatgaacaaaaaaaaaataaacaaaaattttttttttttgttcatggtaatgcaaacggatccgttctgaacggatctaagcgtttgcattataggtgcggatccgtctgggcacatactagacggatccgacctaaacgcaggtgtgaaagtagcctaaggtgagttaatttttttaaaaaatttttttaacccctccagcactattttactttgcattctgtattcagaatgctattattttcccttatagccatgttataagggaaaataacgcgtgatttttctcacacgagtgtaaaacgcattacaatgttttgcactcgcgctgaaaaatcgcgggtgttcccgcaccgcacccgcacattttcccgcaacgcccgtgtgaacccagcctaaggctagtttcacactagtgttagacatctccagcaggctgttccggcgatgTCTCGCACTACCTGATACCCAGcggccccattaagtataatggggactggcggaGATCCGTCCGCAAGCCGGCAAACAAGCCAAGAATCGGCCAGGCTAAAACTGCTGCATGCAGTCATTTTTTTCCAGCTGATTCCAGGCATATTTGTTGGGTTGCGGCCAGATCTCTGCCAGTctgcattatagttaatggggccggacggCAACACGGTAGCGTCCAGCAGTGCCGGAATGCAGAGATATCCGCCAGGGAACAGCCTTGCCGGATCTAAAAgcacaagtgtgaaactagcctaacccaGGAACACGCTTAGGCTTGTTCCCCATATGCATGAAACAAATCCGGCAGGCTGcgtgcagcggtatttgtcccGCCGTTCCTCTGCATATTTGCCGAGTTGCGGCCGGATCTCCgccagcccccattatagtgaatagggcagGAAGGAATTCCGGCAGCGCATGGTAgagacggatctggcaggctgttcccggcTGGAACAGCTTGCCAAATCGGTATAAAGAATATGTGAAGCAAGCCTAAAGGTGGGTTTAAACAAACCAATAATCGTTCAGGACCAGAAccctcgttcccgataatctggccatctaaatgtgccacc from Bufo bufo chromosome 7, aBufBuf1.1, whole genome shotgun sequence encodes:
- the KDM8 gene encoding bifunctional peptidase and arginyl-hydroxylase JMJD5, with product MQSSLWSRIRSILPPRLEEFPRELGPEADGAIALCMKEAAACIYTPDLGRCGQLGELMMDYSWEKLNGCNWRDVSRDWRTVYSYGCLFKVVGSCAGLAFNKEEALRVCDMSLLLGAEIMNNAISRIIQILSDPLSKDTVEPPECATVPTHERQKRQRDTQGNESESEPNGKIAEKIPRPLTPALHVETTIPTVRCPSLEHFRHNYLIPQKAVILEGVIDHWPCMKKWSVAYLQKVAGCRTVPVELGSRYTDAEWSQSLMTVNEFINNYILDQTARRGYLAQHQLFEQIRELKEDIGIPDYCCLGEGDEDDITINAWFGPAGTVSPLHQDPQQNFLAQIVGRKYLRLYSVRETERLYPFDSSLLHNTSQVDIENPDTDRFPDFAQAVYQECILCPGQILFIPVKWWHYVKALDISFSVSFWWS